gatgCTGTCTATAACGaattgaaaatgtaaatatgaGAGGAATAGAAAGTTCAAGATCCACATAAAGAGCCTAGACTCTTCAACACAGATTTGGCAGAGAATTCCAGATGACTCTTAACAGATTATAACTGGACAGTTGGAAGAACacgatagaaaaaaaaaccaacaaaattcACAAGTCCTGACTATAACAGTTTTTAACTATCTTACCACAAGATCAAGTCTGCAAAAGGATGCCATAGCCTTTCCCATAGAATTCCCTGTTGCCATGACGTTGATGTCTCCATATAAATCCTTGGCTCTTATAACAGCATCCAAAATACCAGGTCGAATTGTCGTATCACGATAAGCATAATAAAATCCATGATGAACCTAAGCAAAGATTAATTAAGACTGTAAATCAATCCAAATAAGAAGTATCCACAGCTTGCAGGAGGCCAATCAACTCTAGAGCTCACCATGGCACGAGGCATGCCAGGGTAGTTTATGTCAAGCTGTTTCCAGTAGAGATCTTCAACCCAATTCTGTGTGCTGTTGACATAAATAGAAGTAGCCACAGCATTAAGTTCCATGGCCACCCCAACATatgccaatatatatatatatttagaaatAGAGACAAACAAGCATCGCAAATTGTTAGATGACTGCAGCACGAATTATACCTGCAAGCAGTGCTGAACACAAACTATCAATTCAATGACTCTGAACCTCTGCTTTCATATCTAAAGGTATAATGACCAGTTCAGAAGCTACTAAAAGGAAGCAGCATATATGCCCACAAAATGTCATCTCAAGAATTGGCCATTTAGTGCTGAGGACCCATTCTTCTGGTAACCTTAGCAACAATGTCATATTAAAACACATTAAGTTACCTTGGTCTTTCCATCACATCTAGGACAAGTCCAACTATTAAGTTTTGGCAAATCTGACGTGAACCTGCAAAATAAAAAGCTTTGCATCTAGTTACAATGTTACTGTATTGAAATGGTGAAACCTGAAGGGTGATAACAAAAACAAGCTCTAGGTAAATGTGAAAATCTTTATAAAGAACACTTACAGCAGATGCATACTCCACCACCATTGTTGAAACAGTGACTGTTAACAGCTTCATGAGCCTTGAAGCTCACTCTAAGTTCTACATTTACCAGTTGAAATAAATTTCAGATTGAAAATGCAGTCACAAGCTCATTCAATGACAAGCAACGAAGCAAGTTTCTTATATCTCTAGCAAGATACTTCGACAAATCAAGTAGAGGAACACTTGAAGGGAACAACATATTAAGACAATATTTCAGTATTTTTCTAACGTCCTTCTTCTTGAACATAAAGAGCTATATATTCAATGCAACACAATGAAAAGGGAATAAGTAAACAACATGAGGCCCCTCTTTCACGTAGAGCTACTCCTCTGAAACCTACAAGCCACAGTCCATTACTCAACTGGAGAAAAGCTGAATAGCTGATAGCCAATCACTGTAAGATACTCAACAAATTTTACCCCCAAAGTAGACACAGCGGGTGAAATTTTTATGGAACACAATATCATTCCCATTAGTTATATGTATCATATTGCATTGCCAACACGAGGATGTCCGAATGTCAAAACCTGGACAATCTGTGCTTCATGATTTACCTCGAAATTATAAGTGTCCTTAGttatataaataaaacaagCAAGTGCTGGTCTGGAAATACTTGAATGTTAATACTTTCACAAGGGGAAAAAATACTATGTGTCAATAACCATAAATTGCATTTCACATACGAAGGTGAATGATAGAACAACCCTTTCTCTCTGTGAGGGTTTGGAGGTCTAGCATTACTCTGTCTAGATCCCATCagaattttcccaaaaccaAACCCAACAGCCACAACAGAACCCACCCCACCCTCAACCCCAAGAAAAGGTGTTAATAATATGGAATAGTGAGATTGGGGTTGTATTTACGACCTAGGCACATTTAAATGCTTCCACAAGAAGCACTTGGATGGTGGAGTGAGTCATATCCGGCAAAtgacataaacaaaaaatgcGAGGTTCATGGTGAAAGTGCCCCTTGAATTCCAAAACTTACAGCCATTTTTTAGCAAAGGAGAAACTAAATCTTAAAAAGGGCCACAACGCATGGAAAGGGCCACGGCCCATGGACAAAACGTCACAATCGGCTCACACAATTTTCAGCAAGAGACCAGCTAACAACAATGGCATTTTAAATCATCCAAGTGTTTGGACAAGATGTCATAGTTGCTATTGATAATTCGAGAGAACGTTTAGTCTAAAGTTCATGCAACCTATGATCGTATCATAGGCCATGTGAATGTCTATAATCTGAGTCCAAGACAAAGTTTGACCCTAAAAAATCATGACATGTCATGGAGAAGAGAATTAATGGGACATGACTTTGGGGTGGGTGGGTACCATTTATGGCATCAGTTCCACAACAGGTGCCTAGAAAACTCTGGACCACTCTGTCCAATATAGACAAAAAGCATAAGGTAGACATTTTAGAATTGGCTCCACCCTACAACATGTCTGGCCTGTAGCCCAACTAAAAGGAGCTACTTCTTTTGGTTAAAGAGTGACAGATGGAAACGGTGCATGGAACACTGatttaggataaatatattCTAGTTTAAAATGCATTAGCACTTCAAGATTATATGGCATAACATTCGAGCATCAAGTGCTTGCAAAAGTTATATATCCAGACCATAAACATATCAATGATCCCATAAAGTTTCCAGCAAGTAAACTTTGTAATGATTAGTTGGAAGTCTTTATCCACTATATTTAGGTATTCAGCCAACTTGAAGTTCCATGGCTTAACATGTAAGACAATTCACACAATTAAATACGTAGACCATAGGTGGTTCAAGTAAAGGGTTTTTTGCAacccattctgcttgtattttgtCTACATATTGatttacctaaaaaaaaaaaaaaaaaaaaaagatgctgACCAATGGTGAATATAAAAGTGAAGCCATAGAAAGTTCAAGATATCCAGAGTATCCAGAGTCTAGACTCTTGAAGGCAGAGTTGGCAGAGGATTCCAGGTATCTCAAGGGAAGAACACGGTAGAGAAGAACCAATATCCAAACTATAACAAGCTTTTAACCGCAAAAGGATGCCATAGGCCCTACCGTAGAATACCCTGTCACCATGACATTGAGGTCTATATATAAATCCTTGGCTCCTTTAACAGCATCCGAAGTACCAGGTCGCATCGTCGTATTGTGATAAGACTGTAACTCATTCCAAATTAGAAGTATCCACAACTTGCAAGAGGCTAACAATCTCTAGAACTCACCATGGACCCAGGTGTGTAGGGGTAGTTTAGGTCAAGTTGTTTCCAGTAGAAATCTTCAACCCAATTCTGCATGCTAAAGACATAAATATAAGTAACCACTAGCTGAAAAGCTCAAACttttccaagaacaaaattaGTAAAGTATGTGATCTCCTCATAACTCCATCTGAAATTACAAGCACATAACTTTCATGTCTTGGTGGAAATGATTCACTGTTTTCCCTTCTCATGGACAGCAGACCCATAGGCTTTGTGTACGCATTCACCGAAGGCTACTCTTCTTAGCttaaattttcatcaaattctttGCATGTCAATTGTAAGAGGAATGATTGCTAAAGTTAACATGCATACCCATGTTCTCGAGTACATTTGAAAGTTGTAACCGCAGCACTAAGGTCCTGCCACCCCAAAATATGCCTACAGGTAATTTATAATGATTagaaataaaagacaaaaaattagaTGAAACTCAAACATGGAGGCATCACAAGCATCGCAAATTGGTCAGCCTCCGCCACACAAATTATATACCTTTATGCAATGTTGGACATCAACTATCAGTTCAATGACTTTGAACACCTGCTTTCAAATCCAAAGGCATTGAAGCTAATAAGAGAAGGCAGCATATGCCCACAAAATCTCATCTCAAGAATTGGCCATTTAGTACTGTACTGAGGACCTATTCTTTAAGTTTATGCAACCTTAGCAACAATGTCATATTCAAATGTAGTCAAATTACCTTGGACTTTCCATATCAACTAGGACATGTCCAACTAAAAAGTTCTGTCGAATCTGacatgtaaaaataaaaagcttagCATCTAGTTACAATGTCATTGTATTGAAATGGTGAAACCTGAAGGGTAATGACCACAACAAGCTCTAGGTATATGTGAAAATCTTTATAAAGAACACTTACAACAGATGCATACTCCACCACCATCGTCGCAAGAGTGCGATTGTAAACAGCTGTATGAGCCTCGGACCTCACTCTAAGTTCTGCATTTACCAGTTGAGAAAAtttcatattgaaaatgcaGTCGCAAACTCATTCAATTACATGCAATGAAGCAAATCTCTTATGTCTCTACCAAGCTATTTCGACAAAATCAAGTGAGAGGAACACTTTAAGAAAACATCAACTGAAAACAATATTTCAGTATATTCCTGCAATCCTTGTTTGTGAACTTAAAGAACTATATATTCAAGGCAATGCGACATAAGGGGAATAAGTAAACAACATAAGGCTCCTCTTTCAAATAAAGCTACTCCATGGAAACCTACAAGCTACAGTCCATTACTTGACTGCAGAAAAGCTGAATAGCTTATAGTCGATCACTGTGAGATACTCAAAACAAATTTTATCCCCAAAATGGAAACAGCAGGATGAAATTTGCATTGAACAAACATAAGGAAATTCGATCGTACTGACCATATTCCAGTTGCAGCGTCGATCCAAACTTGGTAATCCAAGAGCTTAACAGGACCATCCAAATACAACACAACACTGTCATTCATATGCTTTGAAAACATCAAATCTACACTAGAGGGATCATTCAGCTATAATATGCCCCACTCAATCAGGCACTACAGCACCACAACACGGTCAACTATTCCCCCAACCCTGAAATGCCTAATCAGCCAAATTCACTACACAAATCTCACTTCCCCAGGCTCAAAACCAACCTACTCGATGCTAGAGCCGGTCTATACGAACCTTATCATGATCCAGACTCCCAATGCGAATCAAGTCAAAGGATCACAACCGTAACTAATTACACGAACATGAGTTGCAATGAAGCATTGTTAGAACCACCATCGCTGTCAACCACAACCTGTTCCGCTCCACATTATTCTGCAAGAGGGAAGGATCGAACAGCATCGTCGAGAAAAAAACACGATATCGTGCAACATAAGAAATTCCAATCTCCACAACCTTTCCTTCCATATACGCAAAACGGTCACGCGCGATCGAATGGCGCGATCGCCAGGCGAGATGGAGAGATCGATTGCGGTCTTTTGTCCGTATTGCTCGAATTCAAACCTCGGATTCTGGTCTCGCAGGTGAGTGGACTCTAATACTCTATAGTGATTTTCGCGACGGATGGCGATCGAAAGCTCCACCGACTTCGGGGCGGGAGGAAGGAGGGGGACGATGGATTTGCTGATTTTCCTTATTTGCACTCGGGCGCTTGCTCTGTTGGCGGGCGTACTCGGTGTCACGTCCGGTGATTTCGTCGTTTCCGTGAGGGCAATGAAGGAAGTTTGGCTAAAATGAGGCGTGCTCCTGGACAAATTTCcgttctctctgtctctcttcttTTGGCGCTTCCTTTGATGTCTTTCAAATGAGCACTTTTGACTCTGCTTGGTTCAATTATAGGGTTCAAACTAGAATTACGAAAATAACACGAAAACTAGAGCGAATATTACTTATCCATTTATTGATATTCGTGGAAGTATATAAAGATGCGGATTACTCTATTATGATAGCAAGCTTATTGAGATAATTTTTTGCAATTCCAAGCTCGAATCCATCTCATAACTCGAATTATTAAAAACTTCGTTTTATTGATATTattcaaacttgaaaagaaTGTAATTTGACATGTGTGAAAAGCAAGTGGAACTTAATTGTGGACTGTGGAACCACAGTTTGAGAACATGGCTTATCCATGACATATCGATTCTTGAATATTCTTTGAAACTTAATGGAAGTGGATTtgatagttttatttttttttagataaatatatatacaatagTTTGAGCTGAGTtgttttatataaaatttacaaaatatttatagCAATAATATGACGAACTAATCACCATACTATAAAATGATGCTATCATCATTTCATAATTACTTAATTGATAAATGAGTTGTACAATCATGGGGAATGAAAACTTTACTTTAACTTTACatgtaaaagataaaatattattaaataaaagaaaaaggtccaCAATCTTTGAGAACAAAAGTCATTGGACTTTTTTCACGGGCtaagtttgaaataaaaagagttgTAATCTCACACAACAAAAGTCACATGatgtcattttaaaaatatcaaaaagagtgtaaatgatttttatttttaaaccgcAATTAGCTCAcacaaacaaaataatataagaaCCACACCCCAATGCGTGGTATATGCAATGTTTGGTTGCTCTCACGGATTTATATTCATAATCAAATGATTataaaatcacagaaaaatcagtacaccaaaaaaaaaaaaagaagtggaagTTAAAGAATAAGtgaaattcaagagaaattatTGAGAAGAGTAAATTAATCAACTTTATAGAAACCAATCTTCAAATCTCTTCCTTTATTGGTAACATATACGCATCAATCCCTCATTCGCCTGAAGTCAAATCTTATAAGCACGAGACAGACTTATAGATCACTCCTTTTTTATCAAGTTCATTTACCGTTCGTTCACTTTGGAgtataaaaaaaccaaaattgaaagga
This region of Eucalyptus grandis isolate ANBG69807.140 chromosome 8, ASM1654582v1, whole genome shotgun sequence genomic DNA includes:
- the LOC104415044 gene encoding lipase-like isoform X3; its protein translation is MERPSTQNWVEDLYWKQLDINYPGMPRAMVHHGFYYAYRDTTIRPGILDAVIRAKDLYGDINVMATGNSMGKAMASFCRLDLVEQLFFSWTTEPDMLYTGANSKMSEVCLFSQLYWTEWSRVLF
- the LOC104415044 gene encoding uncharacterized protein LOC104415044 isoform X4, encoding MERPSTQNWVEDLYWKQLDINYPGMPRAMVHHGFYYAYRDTTIRPGILDAVIRAKDLYGDINVMATGNSMGKAMASFCRLDLVLFFSWTTEPDMLYTGANSKMSEVCLFSQLYWTEWSRVLF